A genomic window from Chrysoperla carnea chromosome 3, inChrCarn1.1, whole genome shotgun sequence includes:
- the LOC123295029 gene encoding uncharacterized protein LOC123295029 — MEILWNLKDLLPPPTNTSKVKIQGTDVLNLHKIIKKFFREFENTQCINQEAAMLSRIIYRMKYKFRSDKGFKNMEKVNRALLQYLNMNYVQYIQTFLNTIDLEDINNVDIYLPTKQMLEYLLVRTQGFAKLMQRIIESCEITAQYMSSRISIGQSWNLGLLVVSNCSRIHFISNYLLQKSCEFYNGIVPYLDILQLSGVKWLADDYNFPSDLYLWLNISNENPQEFPQITNETGFEIETNCNSNTNIDFGVKIDRESLNTQEGKASKKQRKNKNVQNLQSKENSQNNKTSQTKDNTGFEAETNRNIAVKIKRESSLIPQDKTSTKRKKIKGIQNLQPNDNVHNISSEGKVLETKKNQSEHKVDSITDFESLRSFMRKEDKYRKSANKKSLTKHVDLLQWKLLQKVVCKFMKKMVKAQDNKKTTTKLIGKIKKILKNNIVN; from the exons ATGGAGATTTTATGGAATTTAAAAGATCTATTGCCACCCCCAACAAATACATCTAAAGTGAAAATTCAAGGAACag atgtCCTAAACTTacataaaatcatcaaaaaattctTTCGAGAATTCGAAAACACACAATGCATAAACCAGGAAGCAGCAATGTTATCACGTATAATTTATcgtatgaaatataaatttcgtAGCGATAAAGGTttcaaaaatatggaaaaagtgAATAGAGctcttttacaatatttaaacatGAATTACGTTCAATATAtccaaacatttttaaatacaatcgATCTCGAAGACATCAATAACGTCGACATATATTTACCAACGAAACAAATGCTAGAATATTTATTGGTTCGAACTCAAGGTTTTGCAAAATTAATGCAACGTATCATAGAATCGTGTGAAATAACGGCGCAGTATATGAGTAGTCGAATTAGTATTGGCCAATCGTGGAATCTAGGTTTGTTAGTTGTTAGTAATTGTAGTCGAatccattttatttcaaattatttacttcAAAAGTCGTGTGAGTTTTATAATGGAATTGTTCCATATTTGGATATATTACAACTTTCTGGCGTAAAATGGTTAGCAGATGATTATAATTTTCCATCAGATTTATATTTATGgttgaatatttcaaatgaaaatccACAAGAATTTCCTCAAATTACGAATGAAACAGgttttgaaattgaaacaaattgtAATTCAAATACGAATATAGATTTTGGAGTTAAGATTGATCGGGAATCACTCAACACACAAGAAGGCAAAGCCTCGAAGAAACAGAGAAAAAATAAGAATGTCCAAAATTTACAATCCAaggaaaattcacaaaataataaaacatctcAAACTAAAGATAATACCGGTTTTGAAGCTGAAACGAATCGTAATATTGcagttaaaataaaaagggAATCATCACTCATACCACAAGATAAAACTTCGACGAAGCGCAAGAAAATCAAAGGTATCCAAAATTTACAACCAAATGATAATGTCCATAATATAAGCTCAGAAGGGAAAGTTTTGGAAACGAAGAAAAACCAAAGCGAACATAAAGTAGATAGCATTACGGATTTTGAAAGTTTAAGATCATTCATGAGAAAAGAGGATAAATATCGAAAATCTGCAAATAAGAAATCTTTAACCAAACATGTGGATTTATTACAAtggaaattattacaaaaagttgtttgtaaatttatgaagaaaatggTTAAGGCTCAAGATAATAAGAAAactacaacaaaattaattgggaaaattaaaaaaattttgaaaaataatattgtgaattaa
- the LOC123294537 gene encoding protein C12orf4 homolog — MNTNFKYKYNILLDNVNETDQNVYELDIPLNLSHLESSSIEELSHRIINMFKTPKYIENDLTNALINFKTNACNEHFNNEIKKLIDKKQDIDIDECCKGWEDYLKDTTSTYSEHISESDEQVFGLAYHKLVHSSALQMILDREYSYAQCVRECLQQQNKQLSILSKKQMHEMSKAIEHLNQSMSNDTNDEYKINELSIKHFNAHSYLHAQCCSEINTIKDVQKRIYRTWIMELFEQQQFNNTNITTPSLTTATTIDSDYNNDMMNENDIEESFTIHLGSQMKQMYNIRLISTKIQSFFNIYNNNSRKGSQDDDDSNIIATDNPDLIINSSAQRLQTAMALYSNDLCGIILLTDNNMGFTSITKEFTNICQESTEYHFLNVDDQMELIGECVRNNCKLSNTNNTNNGSNGGNSDEWQTILYKNLKDGDIYITTHSNLSKVHVVFHLMYNSTCSSTDINSRHNVILGIRNILKLACSNNITTLTIPLLLQNEMSEEMTVQWCTKRAELIFKCVKGFMIEMASWGGSELKNLQFIIPKGISTSVFTSLATMLTTIFKLSNPVVFKKQ; from the exons AtgaatactaattttaaatataaatataatatactgttAGATAATGTTAACGAAACCgatcaaaatgtatacgaatTGGATATACCATTGAACTTATCACATTTGGAGTCATCATCAATTGAAGAATTATCCCATCGAATAATTAATATGTTCAAAACACCGAAGTATATTGAAAATG atttaaCAAAtgcgttaattaattttaaaacaaatgcaTGCAATGAACATTTcaataatgaaatcaaaaaactaATCGATAAGAAACAAGATATTGATATTGATGAATGCTGTAAAGGATGGGAAGATTATCTTAAAGATACAACTTCAACGTATAGTGAACATATTAGTGAATCTGATGAACAAGTATTTGGTTTAGCTTATCATAAGTTAGTACATTCTTCAG cttTGCAAATGATTTTGGATCGAGAATACAGTTATGCACAATGCGTTCGAGAGTGTTTACAAcagcaaaataaacaattaagtatattatcaaaaaa GCAAATGCATGAAATGAGTAAAGCAATCGAACATTTAAATCAAAGTATGTCAAATGATACCAATGATgaatataaaatcaatgaactatcaataaaacattttaatgctCATTCATACCTCCATGCACAATGTTGTTCAGAGATTAATACAATTAAAGATGTACAGAAACGTATTTATCGTACATGGATTATGGAATTATTTGAACaacaacaatttaataatacaaatataacaacACCATCTTTAACCACTGCTACAACAATTGATtctgattataataatgatatgatgaatgaaaatgatattgaaGAGAGTTTTACAATTCATTTAGGTTCACAAATGAAACAAATGTATAATATTCGATTGATTAGTACTAAgatacaatcattttttaatatttataataataatagtagaaAGGGAAGTCAAGATGATGATGATAGTAATATAATTGCGACCGATAATCCAGATTTGATTATTAAtag ctcGGCTCAACGATTACAAACAGCTATGGCATTATACTCAAATGATTTATGTGGAATCATACTTCTGACAGATAATAATATGGGATTTACTAGTATAACAAAAG aatTTACAAACATTTGTCAAGAATCAActgaatatcattttttaaatgtcgaTGATCAAATGGAATTAATTGGCGAATGCGTacgaaataattgtaaattatcaaATACAAACAATACAAACAATGGTAGCAACGGTGGTAATAGTGATGAATGgcaaacaatattatataaaaatttaaaagatggtgatatttatataacaacTCATTCAAACTTATCAAAAGTGCATGTTGTATTTcatttaatgtataatagtacTTGCAGTAGTACGGATATTAATAGTCGTCATAATGTTATACTGGGTATAcgtaatatattgaaattagcATGTTCGAATAATATTACAACGTTAACAATACCATTGTTATTACAAAATGAAATGTCTGAg GAGATGACAGTCCAATGGTGTACAAAACGTGctgaattaatatttaaatgtgtCAAAGGATTTATGATTGAAATGGCATCGTGGGGTggatcagaattaaaaaatttacaatttataataccAAAA ggtATTTCAACGTCCGTCTTTACATCTTTGGCGACAATGTTAACAACGATATTCAAATTATCAAACCctgttgtatttaaaaaacaataa
- the LOC123294538 gene encoding ketimine reductase mu-crystallin, protein MDSDQLIFLSREEVKSLLEWDWLVEKIEQAFRSTSDGTGHQLSRISLRHKDGLFALMPGFVESKQNNETDNGQLLVLKTLNIFTRPGLPPLVATIFVFDISTTGHLKCVMDGEEITGWRTAAASAVVTKNIYKNVPSNKTDVLAVFGAGVQAKCHIECYQHLFKFKEVRIWARNAKQGEKLVADLKTANVCGNIKYSSSKQECATNADVIITTTTSPVPLVQYSWLKPNAHIVSIGVSPGSRVNELDLEIYRHAWLCVDSIATANSDLPILKEANAVISGEVGDILTGKVSLPPSNKITIFHSLGMAVEDVVTAETVYKKYVSKLQST, encoded by the exons atggaTTCTGatcaattaatatttctatCAAGAGAGGAAGTAAAAAGTTTGCTTGAATGGGACTGgttagttgaaaaaattgaacaagCATTCCGATCTACAAGCGATGGAACTGGCCATCAATTAAGTAGAATTTCATTGCGTCATAAAGATGGTTTATTTGCATTAATGCCAGGTTTTGTTGAGAGTAAGCAAAATAATGAAACCGATAATGGGCAATTACTTGttcttaaaactttaaatatatttactagaCCCGGATTACCACCACTTGTTGCAACTATTTTCGTCTTTGATATTAGCACTACAGGACATTTAAAATGT GTGATGGATGGAGAAGAAATAACTGGATGGAGAACAGCTGCAGCTTCCGCAGTcgttaccaaaaatatttataaaaatgttccaaGTAATAAGACCGATGTGTTAGCTGTTTTTGGAGCTGGAGTTCAAGCCAAGTGCCATATTGAGTGTTATCaacatttattcaaatttaaggag gtAAGAATTTGGGCTCGAAATGCCAAACAAGGAGAAAAATTGGTTGCTGATTTAAAAACAGCTAATGTTTGTGGAAATATTAAATACAGTTCAAGCAAACAAGAATGTGCAACAAATGCTGATGTTATAATAACAACGACTACATCGCCTGTACCACTTGTGCAGTACAGTTGGTTGAAGCCCAACGCACATATAGTTT cAATCGGAGTTAGTCCTGGTTCCAGAGTGAATGAACTTGATTTAGAAATTTATCGCCATGCTTGGCTCTGTGTTGATTCGATTGCCACAGCCAATAGTGATCTACCCATACTCAAAGAGGCAAACGCTGTTATTAGCGGTGAGGTTGGTGATATACTGACAGGAAAAGTATCATTACCGCCGAGtaataaaataacgattttccATTCTTTAG gaATGGCAGTTGAAGATGTTGTTACGGCTGaaactgtatataaaaaatatgtttctaagTTACAaagtacttaa